The sequence GTCGACCACGGCATCTGCCTGCACACCGACCCGAAGCTGCGCACCGTGCTGTGGGGCTGGATCGGCGAACCGGTGCCGCCGGACACCGTCGAGAAACTCCGCAAGCTGCGCTCGGAGCTCGACGGCGGCCTCGGCGAGACCCTGTCCGAGCACATCACCCGGTTCGAGATCCGCGCGCTCGCCGAACGCACCGACCTGCTGCTCGCCGAAGGGATCTTCCCCGAACCGGGCGACGACTGGCGCGCCATCCCGTGGCCCCTGTTCTGATCGACGCCGCCGCCAGGGCCCGGCTCGCCGACCGCTTCGGCGCCGAACTGGCCGGCCCGTGGTGCGACGCGCTCCCGGACCTCGTCGCCCGCCTGAGCGCGCGGTGGGGGCTGACCGTCCGCGAGGCCAGGCCCGGCAACACCGGCCGCACCCTCCTGTGCACGGGTCCCGGCGGTGACCTGCGGGTCCTCAAGCTCACCCCGGACCCCGAAGTCGCGCGCCTCGAAGTCACCGGGCTGCGCGCCTGGGCCGGGTGCTCCCGCGTCGTCCAGGTGCTCGACGCCGACCTCGACGCCAACGCCATCCTCCTCGAAGGCCTGGTCCCCGGCACCCAGCTCGACGGCGACGTCCCGTGGCCCGAGATCGGCGAGATGCTGGACCAGCTCCACGCCGTCGAACCGCTCGGTGACTTCGGGCGGCTCGCCGAAGGCATCGAGTTCATCTTCACGCTCTCCGAGCGCCGCCGCCGCGAGTCCCCGGCCGTCGAACACCTCAGCGCCGAGGTGCTGGCGAAAGGCCGTGAACGTGCCATGGAGCTGGCCACCAGCGGACCGGTCACCCTCATCCACGGCGACCTGCACCCGGCCAACGTCCTCGACGCCGGGCCCGGCCGCGGCGCCGTGGCCATCGACCCGCGCCCAGGTCTGGGCGACCCCGCGCTCGACGCCGTGGACTGGATGTTCGTCCCGGTCGCGAAGGGCGGCACGATCGACGACGGCCTCGCCGCGCTCGCCCCGCACGTCACCGGCTTCGACGCCGAGCGCGTCCGTGCCTGGTGTGTCGCGATGGCCCCGTTGGTCGCGCTCGCCCCATTGCGCCGCGGGGAACCGTCGCCGTTCACCGAAGCCGTCCTGGAACTGGCCCGCTGACCGGCGTGGCACGACCCACCGAGGTGCCTCGGCGCACTAGGTTGCCTGGTCGTGCGCTCCCACTCCTATGACGACGTGCTGGCCAGCCGACGCCGCAAGAAGGTGCCGGAGGTGCCCGCCGAACCCGGTCTCGTGGTCGAGGACCCGGTCAGCGGCTTCTGCGGCGCGGTGGTGAAGATCGAGTACGGCAACGTCGTGCTCGAAGACGCCAAGGGCCGCCACCGCGTCTTCCCGTTCGCCCCGGCCGGCTTCCTGCTGGAGGGCAAGCCGGTGACGCTGGTCCCGGTCAAGGCCCCGGCGAAGGCACCCGCCCGGCAGATCTCGGCGTCCGGCTCGGTCAAGGTCCAGGGCCTGCAGGCCCGCGTCGCCCGCGACTCCCGCATCTGGGTCGAAGGCAAGCACGACGCCGAGCTCGTCGAACGCGTCTGGGGTCACGACCTGCGCGTCGAAGGCGTCGTCGTCGAACCCCTGGACGGCGTCGACGTCCTCGCCGACCGGATCGCCGAGTTCGGCACCGGCCCCGGCCGCCGGCTCGGCGTGCTGGTCGACCACCTCGTGCCCGGCAGCAAGGAGTCCCGGCTCGTCGAGGCGATCCGCGACGACAACGTGCTGGTCACCGGCCACCCCTACATCGACGTCTGGGAAGCCGTGCGCCCCGAAGCCGTCGGCATCCGGGCGTGGCCGAAGATTCCCCGTGGGACCGAGTGGAAGCAGGGCATCTGCGACGCGCTCGGCTGGGGGCAACCTTTCGAAGGCTGGCAACGTGTCCTGAGCGGGGTGAGCAGTTTCCGCGACCTCGAGACCCCGCTCATCGGGGCCGTGGAGCGGCTCATCGACTTCGTCACCGAACCCGCCGAGGAGGACTGAATGTCCGATTTGTCCAAGGTCACGCGAAGGTTACGTCCCGTCACTGCGCCGGTGCGATCCGGCGCGATCTGAGAGCATGAAGCCATGTCTTGGGCACTGGTCTGGTTGATCGTCGGCATCGCCCTGGTGATCGCGGAGGTCGTCTCCGGGGACTTCGTGCTGATCATGCTGGGGGTCGCGGCACTCTTCGGCGCCGGCGCCGAGGTGCTCACCGGGAACCTGTTCATCGACGTCGCCGTGTTCGCCGTCGCCTCCGTCGGCATG is a genomic window of Amycolatopsis lexingtonensis containing:
- a CDS encoding aminoglycoside phosphotransferase family protein; its protein translation is MAPVLIDAAARARLADRFGAELAGPWCDALPDLVARLSARWGLTVREARPGNTGRTLLCTGPGGDLRVLKLTPDPEVARLEVTGLRAWAGCSRVVQVLDADLDANAILLEGLVPGTQLDGDVPWPEIGEMLDQLHAVEPLGDFGRLAEGIEFIFTLSERRRRESPAVEHLSAEVLAKGRERAMELATSGPVTLIHGDLHPANVLDAGPGRGAVAIDPRPGLGDPALDAVDWMFVPVAKGGTIDDGLAALAPHVTGFDAERVRAWCVAMAPLVALAPLRRGEPSPFTEAVLELAR
- a CDS encoding DUF3097 domain-containing protein codes for the protein MRSHSYDDVLASRRRKKVPEVPAEPGLVVEDPVSGFCGAVVKIEYGNVVLEDAKGRHRVFPFAPAGFLLEGKPVTLVPVKAPAKAPARQISASGSVKVQGLQARVARDSRIWVEGKHDAELVERVWGHDLRVEGVVVEPLDGVDVLADRIAEFGTGPGRRLGVLVDHLVPGSKESRLVEAIRDDNVLVTGHPYIDVWEAVRPEAVGIRAWPKIPRGTEWKQGICDALGWGQPFEGWQRVLSGVSSFRDLETPLIGAVERLIDFVTEPAEED